The proteins below come from a single Rosa rugosa chromosome 2, drRosRugo1.1, whole genome shotgun sequence genomic window:
- the LOC133730822 gene encoding putative F-box/FBD/LRR-repeat protein At4g03220, whose translation MGNCFTHKGKASDRWIREEEEENKHHEQRNRISDPSDQCTDAPADRVKGDLSDRWSEEEENKHEKRNSTGSSDRISDLPDDMLHLIFSFLPFKYVGQTSVLSRRWSHVWSSYPIFDFYEIFTGNEAEHHQIRASIINTVLARDRHNENYTMMYPCQKIPLPRGRLGQFCIVGENPNNSCLARVEELVLDISLSSANTSNLPQCQLKCHSLRSSSCGSSKAWLGFPSTYVVWSYLLSLQDLFLAHVDFSDSALGVDLFSGSSFPFLKKLNIEWCRGMTALKICCPNLKDVCILGMDLYSKDISGMRLEELFCGENCIDGWVNIFAPNLQYLYWGNPITEKCSIQSFPTPKRSCIGCSFLFGITKTNIFHNSAINLLSHSSQAEILEILDDYLEILSDIYIEFGGVPFSFGKLETLKIGYTMKQRYIPGIACLLKSSPVVHTLDIDFLSFEENDKWNNIMLDNANCTQEQYWETQAQHLIPFLSHLKVVDIGLGNLISENAITFAKFLLKYGRGLQKMTLSFWRSGSSLPPNSLNDTIDLLKGFPRASADLEFSRYCY comes from the coding sequence ATGGGAAACTGTTTCACTCATAAAGGAAAAGCTTCAGATCGGTGGATccgggaggaggaggaagaaaacaAACACCATGAGCAGCGAAACAGAATCAGCGATCCCTCAGATCAGTGCACTGATGCTCCGGCTGACAGAGTCAAAGGTGATCTTTCAGATCGGTGGAGTGAGGAGGAAGAAAACAAGCATGAGAAGAGAAACAGTACTGGTTCATCTGACAGAATCAGTGATCTCCCAGATGATATGTTGCATCTCATATTCTCATTCTTGCCTTTCAAATACGTTGGGCAAACTAGTGTCTTATCTCGAAGATGGAGTCATGTATGGTCTTCCTATCCCATCTTTGACTTCTACGAAATTTTTACTGGTAATGAAGCTGAACATCACCAGATAAGAGCAAGCATCATCAACACAGTATTGGCTCGCGATCGCCACAACGAAAACTATACCATGATGTACCCATGCCAAAAAATTCCCTTGCCAAGAGGCAGACTAGGTCAATTTTGTATAGTTGGGGAGAATCCAAACAATTCTTGTTTGGCTAGGGTCGAGGAACTTGTACTCGATATCTCGTTGAGTAGTGCAAATACATCTAATTTGCCTCAATGTCAACTTAAGTGCCACTCATTAAGGAGTAGTAGCTGTGGGAGTTCAAAGGCATGGCTAGGGTTTCCCTCTACTTATGTTGTCTGGTCTTATCTCCTTTCACTCCAAGATTTGTTTCTAGCTCATGTGGATTTCTCAGATAGTGCTTTGGGTGTGGATTTATTTTCTGGTTCTTCATTcccttttctcaaaaaattgAATATAGAGTGGTGTAGAGGAATGACTGCTCTCAAAATTTGCTGTCCGAACCTAAAAGATGTATGCATTTTAGGAATGGATCTATATAGCAAGGACATCTCTGGAATGAGACTGGAGGAGTTGTTTTGTGGTGAAAATTGCATCGATGGTTGGGTCAACATTTTTGCCCCGAATCTACAATACTTGTACTGGGGCAATCCAATTACTGAGAAGTGTTCCATCCAGAGCTTTCCTACGCCCAAAAGATCTTGCATTGGTTGTTCGTTTCTGTTCggcataacaaaaacaaatattttTCATAACAGTGCTATCAATCTTCTTTCCCATTCATCCCAAGCTGAAATCCTTGAGATACTCGATGACTACCTCGAGATTCTATCAGACATTTATATTGAATTTGGTGGTGTACCTTTCTCATTTGGCAAACTTGAAACCTTGAAAATTGGGTACACAATGAAGCAGAGATATATCCCGGGTATAGCATGCCTGTTGAAGAGCTCTCCCGTAGTCCACACCCTCGACATTGACTTTCTCTCTTTCGAAGAAAATGATAAGTGGAATAACATTATGTTGGATAATGCCAATTGCACTCAAGAGCAATACTGGGAAACTCAGGCTCAACATTTGATCCCCTTTCTTAGTCACCTAAAGGTGGTCGACATCGGCCTTGGTAACTTGATCTCTGAGAATGCAATCACTTTTGCGAAGTTTTTGCTTAAATATGGAAGAGGCCTGCAAAAAATGACTCTTAGTTTTTGGAGGAGCGGAAGTTCTCTTCCTCCGAATTCGCTAAATGATACCATTGATTTATTAAAGGGTTTCCCCCGGGCATCTGCAGATCTTGAGTTCTCAAGATACTGCTATTGA